A single region of the Clostridia bacterium genome encodes:
- the plsX gene encoding phosphate acyltransferase PlsX, producing the protein MIIAVDGYGGDHAPEEIVKGALAALKADNEIKILLTGKEEELRSLAAGEGGDRLLFKNASEIITCEEQPMVAVRTKKDSSLVVALDAVQKGEADGLVSAGSTGAVLIGATLKIGRVKGVERPALCPALPTVKGGVVLLCDCGANVDCKPTYLVGFALMAAAYMKGVYGVSSPRVGLLNNGAEKTKGNAFSVEAHNLLKKDPRVNFAGNVEARDILSGDVDIVVADGFDGNVALKSAEGTANAVFKLLKQGVMKSFRAKLGALLLKPVFKNLKKTMDYNEHGGAAFLGVKKPVVKAHGASKAKSVCGAILQVRDAIKGGVNEYLEKDLQNE; encoded by the coding sequence ATGATTATTGCTGTGGACGGATACGGCGGCGATCACGCCCCGGAAGAAATCGTCAAAGGCGCGCTTGCCGCGCTGAAAGCGGATAACGAGATCAAAATTTTATTGACGGGAAAGGAAGAAGAGCTTCGCTCGCTTGCGGCGGGCGAGGGCGGAGACCGTCTTTTGTTCAAAAACGCTTCGGAGATCATCACCTGCGAAGAACAACCGATGGTCGCGGTTCGGACGAAGAAAGACAGCTCTCTCGTCGTCGCTTTGGACGCCGTCCAAAAGGGCGAGGCGGACGGGCTTGTTTCCGCGGGTTCGACGGGCGCCGTCCTGATCGGAGCGACCTTGAAGATCGGGCGCGTAAAAGGCGTGGAAAGACCTGCGCTTTGTCCCGCGCTGCCGACGGTCAAAGGGGGTGTCGTCCTGCTTTGCGATTGCGGCGCGAACGTCGATTGCAAACCGACTTATCTCGTCGGGTTCGCTTTGATGGCGGCGGCTTATATGAAGGGCGTGTACGGCGTTTCTTCGCCGCGCGTCGGCCTTTTGAATAACGGCGCGGAAAAGACGAAAGGCAATGCGTTCTCCGTCGAGGCGCATAACCTTTTGAAAAAAGATCCGCGCGTCAATTTCGCGGGGAACGTCGAAGCGCGCGATATTTTATCGGGCGACGTGGATATCGTCGTCGCGGACGGGTTTGACGGAAACGTTGCTTTGAAGAGCGCGGAAGGGACGGCGAACGCAGTTTTTAAGCTTTTGAAACAAGGCGTTATGAAATCTTTCCGAGCCAAGCTCGGCGCTCTTCTCTTGAAGCCCGTTTTCAAGAATCTGAAAAAGACGATGGATTATAACGAGCACGGCGGCGCGGCGTTTCTCGGCGTCAAAAAACCCGTCGTCAAGGCGCACGGCGCGTCCAAAGCGAAGTCCGTCTGCGGGGCGATCCTGCAAGTCCGCGATGCGATCAAAGGCGGCGTAAACGAATATCTCGAAAAGGATCTGCAAAATGAGTGA
- the ppdK gene encoding pyruvate, phosphate dikinase, giving the protein MKKYVYLFTEGDATMRELLGGKGANLAEMTKIGLPVPQGFTISTEACTQYYEDGRLINDDIMAEIMKNVAKMEEINGKKFGDLKNPLLVSVRSGARASMPGMMDTILNLGLNDKVVAAMIAGNPDPKFERFVYDSYRRFIQMFSDVVMEVGKKYFEELIDKMKAEKGVQYDIELTAADLKELAYQFKAEYKKQLGTDFPDDPIEQLNAAIRAVFRSWDNPRANIYRMDHDIPYSWGTAVNVMPMVFGNLNNNSGTGVAFTRNPATGEKKLMGEFLINAQGEDVVAGVRTPMPISEMEEKFPDAYKQFVDVCAILEDHYRDMQDMEFTVENGKLFMLQCRNGKRTAAAAIKIACDLIDEGMISEKEALLQIDAKTLDMLLHPTFDAAALKAADKANVVGKGIAASPGAAAGSIVFTAEDAVRLGKQGKKVVLVRLETSPEDIEGMKYAQGILTVRGGQTSHAAVVARGMGTCCVSGCGDIKMHEEEKFFELAGKIFREGDGLSLDGSTGTIYDTIIKTVPADPNSGYFGRIMKLADKYKALKVRTNADTPADAKRAVELGAQGIGLTRTEHMFFGPGRIEKFREMICSEDKKERERALDAIEPMQQADFEGLMEELKGMPVTIRFLDPPLHEFVPTLEADIELLARAKGKTTQEIRLLCESLHEFNPMMGHRGCRLAVTYPEIAVMQTRAIIKAAINVQKRHPDWNVKPEIMIPLVGEVKELKFCKDTVVATANEVIKAAGAKLEYEVGTMIEIPRAALTADEIAKEAEFFCFVTNDLTQMTFGFSRDDASKFLPSYYSAKIYESDPFARLDTKGVGRLMEMAVKLGHASRSNIHCGICGEHGGDPSSIEFCHAIGLDYVSCSPYRVPIARLAAAQANIKNPRN; this is encoded by the coding sequence ATGAAAAAATACGTCTATCTTTTCACCGAAGGCGACGCAACCATGCGCGAACTTCTCGGCGGTAAAGGCGCGAACCTCGCGGAAATGACCAAGATCGGTCTTCCCGTTCCGCAAGGCTTTACGATTTCCACCGAAGCTTGCACGCAGTACTATGAGGACGGCAGATTGATCAACGACGACATTATGGCGGAGATCATGAAGAACGTCGCGAAGATGGAAGAGATCAACGGCAAAAAGTTCGGCGATTTGAAGAACCCGCTTTTGGTTTCCGTCCGTTCGGGTGCGAGAGCGTCCATGCCCGGTATGATGGATACGATTTTGAACCTCGGTTTGAACGATAAGGTCGTCGCGGCGATGATCGCAGGCAACCCCGATCCGAAATTCGAGAGATTCGTTTACGACTCTTACAGAAGATTTATCCAAATGTTCTCCGACGTCGTTATGGAAGTCGGCAAGAAGTACTTCGAAGAGCTCATCGACAAGATGAAGGCGGAGAAGGGCGTGCAGTACGATATCGAACTCACCGCCGCCGACCTCAAAGAGCTTGCTTATCAATTCAAAGCTGAATATAAGAAGCAGCTCGGCACCGATTTCCCGGACGACCCGATCGAGCAGCTCAACGCGGCGATTCGTGCGGTCTTCCGCAGCTGGGATAACCCCCGCGCGAATATCTATCGTATGGATCACGACATTCCGTACAGCTGGGGTACCGCGGTCAACGTCATGCCGATGGTCTTCGGTAACTTGAACAACAATTCCGGAACGGGCGTCGCCTTTACCCGCAACCCCGCGACCGGCGAAAAGAAACTTATGGGCGAATTTTTGATCAACGCGCAAGGCGAAGACGTCGTCGCAGGCGTCCGCACCCCGATGCCGATCTCCGAGATGGAAGAGAAATTCCCCGATGCGTATAAGCAATTCGTGGACGTTTGCGCGATCCTCGAAGACCATTACAGAGATATGCAGGATATGGAGTTCACCGTCGAAAACGGCAAACTCTTTATGCTCCAATGCCGTAACGGTAAGCGCACCGCGGCGGCGGCGATCAAGATCGCTTGCGACTTGATCGACGAGGGCATGATCTCCGAGAAGGAAGCTCTTCTCCAAATCGACGCGAAGACCTTGGATATGCTTCTCCACCCGACCTTCGACGCCGCGGCTCTCAAAGCGGCGGATAAAGCGAACGTCGTCGGAAAAGGTATCGCGGCTTCCCCGGGCGCGGCTGCCGGCTCGATCGTCTTTACCGCGGAGGACGCCGTCCGCCTCGGCAAGCAAGGCAAGAAAGTCGTTCTCGTCCGCTTGGAAACCTCTCCCGAAGATATCGAGGGTATGAAGTACGCGCAGGGCATTTTGACGGTCCGCGGCGGTCAGACCTCTCACGCGGCGGTCGTTGCGCGCGGTATGGGAACCTGCTGCGTCTCCGGTTGCGGCGATATCAAAATGCATGAAGAAGAGAAATTCTTCGAGCTCGCCGGAAAGATCTTCCGCGAAGGCGACGGACTTTCCTTGGACGGCTCCACCGGAACGATCTACGACACCATCATCAAAACCGTTCCCGCCGATCCGAACAGCGGTTACTTCGGCAGGATCATGAAACTTGCGGACAAGTATAAGGCTTTGAAAGTCCGCACGAACGCCGACACCCCCGCCGACGCAAAGAGAGCGGTCGAACTCGGCGCGCAAGGTATCGGTCTTACCCGTACGGAGCATATGTTCTTCGGACCGGGCAGAATCGAGAAATTCCGCGAGATGATCTGCTCGGAAGACAAGAAAGAAAGAGAGCGCGCTTTGGACGCGATCGAGCCGATGCAACAAGCCGACTTCGAAGGCTTGATGGAAGAGCTCAAAGGCATGCCCGTTACGATCCGTTTCCTCGATCCGCCGCTCCACGAGTTCGTCCCCACCCTCGAAGCGGATATCGAGCTCCTCGCGAGAGCGAAGGGCAAGACCACCCAAGAGATCCGTTTGCTCTGCGAGAGCCTGCATGAGTTCAACCCGATGATGGGTCACCGCGGCTGCCGTTTGGCGGTAACGTATCCCGAAATCGCCGTTATGCAGACCAGAGCGATCATCAAAGCCGCGATCAACGTTCAAAAGCGTCATCCGGATTGGAACGTTAAGCCCGAGATTATGATCCCGCTCGTCGGCGAAGTCAAAGAGCTTAAATTCTGCAAAGACACCGTCGTCGCCACCGCGAACGAAGTCATCAAAGCGGCGGGCGCGAAGCTTGAATACGAAGTCGGAACGATGATCGAGATCCCGCGCGCGGCTCTTACTGCGGACGAGATCGCGAAAGAAGCCGAATTCTTCTGCTTCGTAACGAACGACTTGACCCAAATGACCTTCGGTTTCAGCCGTGACGACGCGAGCAAGTTCCTCCCGAGCTATTACAGCGCGAAGATCTACGAGTCCGATCCGTTCGCTCGTCTCGACACGAAGGGCGTCGGCAGATTGATGGAAATGGCGGTCAAACTCGGCCACGCTTCGAGAAGCAATATCCATTGCGGTATCTGCGGAGAACACGGCGGCGATCCCTCTTCGATCGAATTCTGCCATGCGATCGGTTTGGACTACGTCTCCTGCTCGCCGTATCGCGTGCCGATCGCTCGTCTTGCCGCGGCGCAAGCCAACATCAAGAATCCGAGAAACTAA
- the recO gene encoding DNA repair protein RecO: MTEEKKVEGVCLRSTEVGEGDRIITLLTDSCGKIAVKVRGVSSPKSRLRQAAVPFAFGQYVLLEKNGYYSLKSFDFSDPFTQISDDLLRYYLGASALEIADKLTEEDISVSRELARLLRFLMSICYDGGGVSAFIMYVLDFLKIAGYGMQKGDYDGKLEARFFVFDLEEGALRLAESKPPYVFRLSPTAVRFLAAYSDGEEPDAEANVCCELFSLFAQYIRYKTGSTVKSFFELSDLIKRAL, from the coding sequence TTGACGGAGGAGAAGAAAGTTGAAGGCGTTTGCCTTCGTTCCACCGAGGTCGGAGAGGGTGACAGAATTATCACGCTTTTAACGGATTCTTGCGGCAAAATCGCCGTAAAAGTCCGCGGCGTTTCGTCCCCGAAATCCCGCCTTCGTCAAGCCGCCGTTCCGTTCGCTTTCGGGCAGTACGTCCTTCTTGAAAAGAACGGCTATTATTCTTTGAAATCTTTTGATTTTTCCGATCCGTTTACGCAAATATCCGACGATCTTCTTCGCTATTATCTCGGCGCGTCCGCGCTCGAAATCGCCGATAAGCTGACCGAAGAAGATATTTCCGTTTCGCGGGAACTCGCGCGGCTTTTGCGCTTTTTGATGTCGATCTGTTACGACGGAGGCGGCGTCTCCGCTTTTATTATGTACGTTCTCGATTTTTTGAAGATCGCCGGTTACGGGATGCAAAAAGGGGATTACGACGGGAAACTCGAAGCCCGTTTCTTTGTCTTCGACCTCGAAGAGGGCGCGCTTCGTCTCGCGGAGAGCAAACCGCCTTACGTTTTTCGCCTGTCTCCGACCGCCGTTCGCTTTCTCGCCGCTTATTCGGACGGGGAAGAACCGGACGCCGAAGCGAACGTCTGTTGCGAACTTTTTTCGCTTTTCGCCCAATATATCCGCTATAAAACGGGCAGCACGGTGAAGTCCTTTTTCGAGCTGTCCGATCTAATCAAACGCGCGCTTTGA